The DNA sequence aTGGAAAGTTAAAGTCGACCACACAGATTTATTAATCTATTTACCTCTGAGCTGGTAAAGTATCAGTTGTTCTGTCAGGGATGTGGCTCCTTAATTCTGATGCTATCCAATGAGGTTCTTCCTTTTTATTACTGAAGGATCTCCCATGCCCTAACTGGGCTTCATGACAAGGGAATTCCTGTACTGATAAAGGCTGATCAGAAGGGATCTTTCTTAGGACACGTGTATGGCTGAAAAGAGGCCTGGACACCAGTACTGCTGCCAGCGAGGGAGGCTGCTGGCACACAGGCGGTAAAGATGGTTTAGCAGACTGGGCCTTTTTATTGGCCTTGGACCTGCTAGAGACTTTAGGACAGGTTTGTCCTGGTCCATCGTGGGATCTTTCCTCTGAAGAGGCAGCGAACATGCTGCTGAGCTTTCTTTGAATACCATCAGCAGGTCTGACCACTTTATAAAGGATTTATTTTGGAATCTGGGAAAGAAATAAAGATCATTAGGGAAATAAGGGAGCTTTCATCAAATGTATTGAATAACATTTTAAGATTGTTGGTGTGAGAATGGCTGTATGTTCAATAAGTAGgtttaaaaaggatttttattATCACAACTCAACTGGAAGGAAATAACACAAAAGCGAATTTCTGCATAAGTGATTGTGTTTTTTGTCGAAATATATGAAATTGTATGAAATTGTATGTGACTACAAAacattatctttatttttctaaatgCAAAAGGCTTCAGTAAAGGACTATCTTAGCGTAGCCCAAGAAACAATAGCGCAAATAAACAGTCATAAAGTACTTTTATAactcaaatatatatttatcaAAAATTTCATTATTCTCAACACATAGCAATATTAAGTCAAACGACTTGACTGGCTTTATTCTTTAATCATACCTGCACTGTACTGACTTTCTAGTTAGCTACTAATGCTAACTCTGCTATTAAAGCACAAGTTACAAAGTTAAAACAACTTTCAGTTCAACAGCCGGTAAGCACAAGAGAGAGCTAAGGCGGTCATCGGTTCAAGGCAAACGAAAACACACGAACTACGACTTGTtgacagaaaagggaaaaataacGTCAGAATTTTATACCTGCCTCTCAAGTTGTCGGCGCTGCCACGGAGACGGGCCGTTGCTACGGTAACGCGTTGTCTTCAGCTGAAGGACGGCTGACGTTTCAATTAGCGCGGACGCTATTTTAGCCGTGATAAACGTTGTGAAAAGCATGACAATACAGCCATGGAACATTAATaatgatgtttgtttgttttttaaatcactgcAAGTCATTCAGGTGTTACTCAGTATTTGTTTACTTGGCGGCTCTTAACAGACTAGAAGTAAACATCCCTGATGTGAAAGTAGATGAGAACAAATGCCTGACTGAATCGGTCGTTACAGTTCAGTAAATCCTTATAGAGGTTCTGTAATTGAGTTGGCTGAGTATTATTGCATAGACGTGAATTATAATTATCCCAAGGCTGGTGGTCAGGCCATGAGATGGATCACCATGGTGATAAAACCTGCCATTCCCATATGAAATCCTTAAATTTTCTCCACTACCTCCAGCCTAAATGGAAGTGAAGCTGTGCTTCCTCCGAAATAAAAAGTATCCATCTGTTTATGATTTACCTTTCTGGTTTTGGTGATATTGTCTGATGATTTAATACTGTAATACTCTGAATATAAAACCTGCTCAGGCTCATACTTCCacaatttgttttctttctccagaTGGATGCTGTTTATAATGAAAAGGATTAATCTTCCATGTTAATTGCACTTTTGGTTTAACTCCAGTATCTGAACCTCAAGTCTGACAGCTCACAGAGTGTGAACATACTCATCAAGAAGTCCAGGATGACCATATCCATGAAATCCACCAGTCTTGTGCCCTCGTTGTACGGAGGGGTCTTTTTCACTTTTGCGCAGTAGTTTGATTGTGTCTCccatctgaaacacacaaaaattcacattttcacgTTGCTGCACACATCTAGTCAAGTGTTACTGAACACATGAACAACCTTTGGTCTCCattctctcctgtgtgtgtgtgtgttagtcaGGGTAAAAACAAGTAAAATTCTTTATCAATTGTCAGAATAATTAAATGGATGCTATTTAAGTTCAAATCAATCCAATCAACAAATGAATTCTGGACTGCATATATCCCGATTTTGGTgaagaaaatgtcctttttttatgGATTGCTCTTAAATCAATGGCCCCACTAACTTTGCCAGCTTGCTGCGGCTGTAGGAGCGTCTCCAGggggacctccaggacctgcgtTTCGCCAAGGACAAATCCGGCAGCATGACGGCCAGAGAGGCCTCCAGCCCGGTGGGGTGTCCACACACAGCATGTTCTGTTGAGCAGTAGTAGGAGCACAGGCCgtagaaacacacacttcccaCTGGGGGGAGCCAGAGATAATcagggagagacaggaagtccaACAAATGCTATTAGGATTCTTTCAAACAGTCTAAATAAATAATGGTTAAAGGTGTGATCAGCACCAGGAGAGGTAAAAAAGGTCCGAGCCAATTTTCGGTCTGTGGTGACATTTTTTATCTCTTTGACAACGTCCACAAGTCTCCCTACTGCCGGCGGGATTCTCCTGTAGCCCAAaatcctgcagagacagaagtataagaacagaacaaaagagagacaaagagaggagatgAGTTTTGTGGAGGGGAAGGAATTCATTGCTATGCAACATGTGATCATTATCTGTCCCTGActtaaacagcagcagggttTTCTTGTTTCTGAGAAGTAAAAGGAGCAAAAAGCCATGTGGATTTTAGTACCTGTCCAGGTGAAAAGCTGCAATCTCTGCATTGTGTCTCTCAAAGTCAGAGAAGTAGTAGAGGTTATAATTGGTTTCCTCATCCCTCTCCTGCCTGCAAATGTCCGGCATAGATTGGTTGAGAACATCAAccgtctctctcgctctctccattTATTGCTTTGAATTCAGGACAGCTCAGGTTTATTTCATGTATGACTCACTTCATAGGTTTAAACAAGGCTTGTCCATAGTTtggaaatgacatcaccagCTTCAGCTGCGTCCCTCCAGATTTCTGCACTGGAAAACAATAGTGAGAAGATCTCTATAGCAACCACGGGCACACTGTGTGCAGACATACGTATGACACAGCTCGCAACTTGAGCCAGAACTGACACACGCAGAGTAAATCTAACAAAGTTTCAGAATCTCTGTCTTTGAAGACaggtggagtttaataaatcagCCTCTCAGCCACAGACACTGAGAGGCATCAGAAGAACGCTGAGGAGCAGCGCGCATGATTGATTGACTGAAGTGTTTGCTAAACTGGTgatatttatccatccatcctccactcGGCCCCCAAGGTTGTTCAAAGCTTCACGCTTTCATTCCAGGGGAGCTTCAAAGAGAATTCGACATTAATCTCTCGTACgtctgaagaaaaacacagacataACACGCAATGAAAGTCCATTTGCACACCTGCACTGACTATTCTGTGCTTAGCCAGCTGTTGGACCAGCAGCTCCATGTTGGGGTCTTGATGGGGGTACAGCTGCCAGCGGGAGATGCCGAGGTGGAACTGCAGCCACGGAGGATGACTGCCGCTGTTGCTGCTCCAGGGAACGCCCTTGTCCTCCTCCGGGCTATCGTTCACCCTGGAAAGATTAGGAGGGGATTGATTATTAGGATCATTGATTATTAATGTCATGAATTACCTGATGAAGAGAAGAACAACAAAAGAACTCCTGAACATTAAACCTGGCCCAGAGGATCAAAACCCATCTATATCAGCGGCAGGGACCCGAAAACAGAGGTTTATTCTTAACTTAGAAGATGAAAGTTCTTAGTGTTCCTCGGTCTTGCTTTCTGTGGTCACAAAGATTATATTCTATCAAAGCATCATTGTCTTGGAAACTGCTACTAAGAAGAAGTCAGTGAACCCGTGCGAACAGAAATTGGGATTGTGTGAATTTCTTTCCATGTCCAAGTCCTTTTTTGCTCTACTGACCATATCTGGGAGTTCGTCTCACTGGCCTCAACCTGTGGTCTCACTTTCAAAAGCAGGTCCTCTTCGGGGATCGGGGGACACGGTAAATTGTAAAGCGGATGGTTAAACAGCGCTTCCAGCTTGGAAAGGCCAGACTCCACAGACTTGCGTGCCTGGTCCGCATGACCTCTCACCTCACTACTAGCATCTCTATTGGAAGAATTTCCATGCACGGTAGCCGCTGAGTCCTGCACTCCTGCTGGGGAGAGGTTTTGATGTGCCAAGTCTCGCAAGACATGCGTCTTGGAGGGCAGCAGAGCGTCGCAGGGCTGGAGGTCGACGGAATGAGAGGCAAGTAGAAGAAGGAGGTAGAGCGAAGCGGTGACGACGGCCAAGGACAGACAGATTGTCCTGGAGCGGCTGCGAAGGCGCCATATCATCCTGCTGAGAGAGGAGATCAGAGAGACAGTATATGTTCAGACCGGTTAGATAACCGTAATTATTTTAAGTTTGAATGTTTGCATCTGATTATTCAATAGCTGGAGAAGTctggacacgttggagagactatgtctctcaactgctctgggaacgcctggggatccctccggatgagctggaagaagtagctggggagagggaagtctgggcttctcttcttaggctgctgcccccacgacccgaccccggataagcggtagaggatggatggatggatggatggatggatggatggatggatggatggatggatggatggatggatggatggatggatggatggatggatattcaATAGCTGAACAACATATTGAGCCATTTTCGGTACTTGAAAACAGTTTTAAGTGGGGGCGTGCaatgaaagagaaaatggcTGGACTAGATGAATTATTTTATCAGTGGTTAAATGGAAGAAAGTCTTGTGACACTCTGCCTACCTCCAGAGCAGGAATGAATACCTGGAATTCCTGCCTACAGAATAATAGCATGTGATTAAGTGactgaaacaaaaacacctAATAAATCCTGGTTATTGCCCCAACTTTGACaaccttattaaaaacaaattaaaccaGCAAAAACAGAGTTAATTAAAGTACTCAGCTTgtttttttcactttaaaaaatgtgcataattataatgtcaaaaaataaatgcataaatggtGAGAAGCAAAAAGCAACTTACACCCAGTTTCCTACCTCTGAATATCGTTCTGTCACCTCCCAGCAATAGAACAGGAGAAGACTATAGTATCCAGCAGGCCTGTTTGGACTTTTCCCTACTGCAACAGGCTCCAGGATGGATGCCAGGTTAATGTGATCTGGATACTAATCAATGTGTTTACTTGCTCTTTTTAGgcaggcaaacacacaaaaggagTCTGTTTGACTACAGAAACGAGCGCCGTCAATAGATTTAATTCAGCCATGGTTTGGATATACTAGTGGGATTTTACTGGGATTCCCAGATGTTGCTGGTCTTATCTCTTCATGCATGAACAAAAGCATTAGTTTAGACCAAACTGACAGAGCAGCATTATTATTCATGCGAGAAATGTAATAGATAACGTGTGTGAAATTCCATGTGAAATAAAATTTCAGacagaattttattttttttcaaagcagACTTCACAAGTCGGCTGAATTTAAAGGTATTTCGTATTCTGGGAGAGTGTTTTGATACAAGAACCTCAGCCTTCTCAGGGATTCCCGCAGGGTTCCCTACTGTCTGAAGTATCACTTTTAAAGTcagcgagcgtgtgtgtgtgtgtgtgtgtgtgtgtgtgtgtgtgtgtgtgtgtgtgtgtgtgtgtgccacatcTGAGAGAGTTTAATCAGATGCATATGTGTCACACCTCAACATCCTTGAAGATAAGAGCAAAGAAAGGCCCCCAATTACTTTAAATTTGCCTCATTTCTCTCAGTGCTGAACAGATTTCATTACAATTTGCATTTCTTTCATACAGGTGCTGAATCATTGATTATTTATCATCCCTTATGAAGCTCAAAcactttgattaaaaaatgaGCGTCCTgcaaagcaaacaaaagtgGTGGAAACCACAGGAGCTGGAAGccagagggaagaggaaacatgtactaaatgtgtgtttatgtgcttttACTACACAAAAGCATGAATCAAtgtaaaaatgttcttttcactGTGATGTTGGAGCCTTCACATAAACCAAATTATTTGATGTATTTATCCAAGGTAGAGTGTCAGAAATGAAACAGGGGCAGGCTTTCCCACCAgtcacttcctccagctgacaGTGGTTTAATTGGAAaccctgcagaagaaaaagaactgaAAGTGAAACGGGAGAATGGGAGGACAAAGAAAAAATGGgaggaccaaaaaaacaaccattgGATTCGAGATgtttcaacacatttttgtGAAATCAAAGAAGGTCAAAGAGGCATTCATGCTGGGAAGCAGCTCAAGGTCCGGTCTCATACCTGCAGGCcacaaaataaaacctttaaatgaCTCTGACCACCAAGAACAGAATCTCAACAGACATTAAATGTCACAACTTTTGCCGCCTATAGCTAGTCTATGTGAGAATTCCAAACCTGTCCATACGTGCTGGAGTGCTGGAGAAACATGCATTTTTTTTGGCTATTTAAGAGACTTTATCCTTCCGAGAGAATATGCAAACTGCATACAGAAAGGCCCAAGCTGGAATCAAACCAGGAACCTTCATGCTAGGAGGACACTGTGAACTGTGGGACCACTGCTCTGCATCATTCAAtccccagacaggaagtgcgtCTGCCAGCTGGATGACATCACACAGCCTTGCTGCTGTTCAATAACTGTGATCTGCATGAAGGCGTGAGCCCCGACTAATGTTAGATCTGGTTGGGAATTTCGCGTGTACGTTCCTCCCGTCTCTGCTTTTGCTCTCGTGTCCTCGTGTAAAATATTCAACAGCCAAGTTCGTCTCAGTTCACGTTGCCCTGCTGGTTCACGACTTCAGAGCAAAAGCTCCTGGTATAATGTCAAATTCTGTCTGCGGCCTGAGAGGAGGGTCTCTGGGAAACAAAAAGGTACCTTTTTTTAAGAGAGACCCATCTATTCGATTAATATTTTCCCGACAGGTGGAGGCTCGTGCTAACATGTGACTGTGGTGAAAGAACTTTTAACAATGATTTCCACACATCTTCAGCTGCAACATCAGTAAGGCTTGGCCACAGAACGTAAGGGTGGAAGGCAGGGTTCAAACTGAATAAAGCTATTGCTCATGGTCAAAGCCGGTCACCGTGCACTATAATTGAAAAATGTGCAGGAATTTTGAATGAATGGGGTTTGAAATGACTTTCATCGAATTCAAGGATGCTAGTGAGAGAAACAAAAGCTCACTCAGTTGTCTTCCCTTAGTGGAGAAAAGATTAATCTTTGATGCCATTATTCATGTAACTGTCATTGTGTTGtggtggagaagaaggagaaataTTTATCCTCATATTTAATGGTGTTTTGAATTTCCCCAAACTATTTATATGCTAAATAGGTTTAGTTTTTTAGTGAAAGTTATTAAGAtttacctcctctcctctcctctcctctcctctcctctcctctcctctcctctcctctcctctcctctcctctcctctcctctcctctcctctcctcccctcccctcccctctcctctcctcccacagtccaccAAACTGAATAAACAGAAAACATCATCAGTGTTGAAAATAGTGACTTATGAGCGAGAATTAATTGGTTACATTTTGGATTGGACCAGTTTTAAACCAGGCAGAGACTCAAACTCaaacattctgtgtgtgtgtgtgtgtgcgcccgcgtgtgtgtgtgtgtgtgtgtgtgtgtgtgtgagagagagagagagagagagacagagagagagacagagagagagacagagagagagacagagagagagtttgTTTGACAGTCTAAGTTTGGTTTCTGGTCTTTATTTGACAAATCTTCCAACCGACACTCTCAAGGATATCTTGATCTTTTGGTGAGGTGAGAGGACTCAGTTTGAGGAGCAATGAGGACGGCTGATGTCATTGTGTCTTATCTCTGAAATCATTCTCTGGTTCTTCTTACCGGAGCTCACCTCACAACCCCGCGGGCATTTTTTGATCTCCGTGTTGCTTTGATCAGGGCTAATACAGTCTCACTGTCTCTGACCCTCAATGAAAACAAATCTGAGTTATACAGGAGCACCAAGATCACGTCTTTTCATTCCACTAGCCTCCTCTCCCAAAACAGAACTTGTGGTTCCTTTTATTTCAGACAGTTGCTCTTATTGAAACCAGAGACTTTTTGTCTTCAGAGAAAAAATGTAGCTATTCAGATGAAAATTTGATTCATCCCTCTGTAGctctaaagaaagaaagacagaaatcacCTTGCCTTCTTACCAAGTCCCTCTTCAGTATCAGGTTGGATTCTGACAGATTTAAGTCATCACATGTTAAATTGATGTCTTCTGCTTCCTCATACCCAGGGAGCCTCTAACCTCCCTGTACACATCACTGCGGGTGGTACCACGTTGCTAAGATACCGCAGAAAGCATTTCTGGGCTTCAAGTGCCACATGGAAACATAAAATATCTGAGGGAACCATGAGTCTCATTTGTTGAAAACCCATTGCTGCTTGCTGCACATGCATGTGAGGAGGAATGGAGCATGATTCAGTGTTTTCATTACACCCTAAAAATGATGAGTTTCCAGGGTCTCCAGACTTCTGTTCCTCATCAGCAGGCTCCCTTTGGAGGCATCTTAAACCTGATTGATGTCTTGttgccagcagggggcaataCCAAGAAGTTTGGTTGAATAATAATTCCAGTTCCCATTTTAAATCTTTGTCTAAATCATGTTTTGATTAGATCTTCAATCTAAACATCTAATTCAATGGACTGGACTGCTCCCTGATAATTAAGCATTTTACTGCCCCCTGTGGTGAGCTGCAGAATATACACCATGAATCTTTCCTCCTGTTAACTCTTATATCTTatgtttttgtctcttgtttacattttgtttttattttcgtATATTTGTATATCAGTCCAGGTACACCACCTGCTATCAAAGCCAGATTGCGTTGGACCATTCCAAGCAGAGCTAAAGGTCGAACTCTGCCTTGTGGGAATCAAACAGAACGGAACAGTTTGCCGTGGTTCAGCATGTGATCAATGTCTCATACAGACCAGCAGC is a window from the Takifugu rubripes chromosome 17, fTakRub1.2, whole genome shotgun sequence genome containing:
- the fam20c4 gene encoding uncharacterized protein LOC101071173, translated to MIWRLRSRSRTICLSLAVVTASLYLLLLLASHSVDLQPCDALLPSKTHVLRDLAHQNLSPAGVQDSAATVHGNSSNRDASSEVRGHADQARKSVESGLSKLEALFNHPLYNLPCPPIPEEDLLLKVRPQVEASETNSQIWVNDSPEEDKGVPWSSNSGSHPPWLQFHLGISRWQLYPHQDPNMELLVQQLAKHRIVSAVQKSGGTQLKLVMSFPNYGQALFKPMKQERDEETNYNLYYFSDFERHNAEIAAFHLDRILGYRRIPPAVGRLVDVVKEIKNVTTDRKLARTFFTSPVGSVCFYGLCSYYCSTEHAVCGHPTGLEASLAVMLPDLSLAKRRSWRSPWRRSYSRSKLAKWETQSNYCAKVKKTPPYNEGTRLVDFMDMVILDFLMSNMDRHHYETFEKFGNYTFLLHLDNGRAFGRHSKDESSILAPLEQCCRIRRSTWLRLRLLSLPQYRLSDIMRASLSQDPLHRVAPLLSDPHLVALDRRLKTVLETVDHCQRRLSEGGGEVIFDDVKDVATYVG
- the fam20c4 gene encoding uncharacterized protein isoform X1, whose amino-acid sequence is MIWRLRSRSRTICLSLAVVTASLYLLLLLASHSVDLQPCDALLPSKTHVLRDLAHQNLSPAGVQDSAATVHGNSSNRDASSEVRGHADQARKSVESGLSKLEALFNHPLYNLPCPPIPEEDLLLKVRPQVEASETNSQIWVNDSPEEDKGVPWSSNSGSHPPWLQFHLGISRWQLYPHQDPNMELLVQQLAKHRIVSAVQKSGGTQLKLVMSFPNYGQALFKPMKQERDEETNYNLYYFSDFERHNAEIAAFHLDRILGYRRIPPAVGRLVDVVKEIKNVTTDRKLARTFFTSPVGSVCFYGLCSYYCSTEHAVCGHPTGLEASLAVMLPDLSLAKRRSWRSPWRRSYSRSKLAKWETQSNYCAKVKKTPPYNEGTRLVDFMDMVILDFLMSMFTLCELSDLRFRYWS